A window of Ptychodera flava strain L36383 chromosome 1, AS_Pfla_20210202, whole genome shotgun sequence contains these coding sequences:
- the LOC139129909 gene encoding uncharacterized protein, whose translation MHYFGMSDLNSTPCINCPPAEWPNNKAKTTWIDKHIGSLVEKYVLAGGMEALQPKSSQNLIVDGIVVGIELSNGTTLDVVVNATKPAAPPDDYILNYGHKVLELGLLYKALLDLCKLPDRDRGLRLLN comes from the exons ATGCACTATTTTGGTATGAGCGATTTGAACTCCACTCCATGTATCAACTGTCCACCTGCTGAATGGCCCAACAACAAAGCTAAAACAACATGGATTGACAAGCATATAGGATCACTTGTAGAAAAGTATGTTTTGGCTGGTGGTATGGAAGCATTGCAACCAAAGTCATCACAGAATCTGATTG TTGATGGAATTGTCGTCGGCATTGAACTCAGCAATGGAACCACGTTAGATGTTGTTGTCAACGCAACAAAGCCAGCAGCACCCCCAGATGACTATATATTGAACTATGGACATAAAGTTCTTGAATTAGGATTGTTATACAAGGCACTGCTTGACCTATGTAAACTACCAGATAGAGACCGTGGTCTGAGACTTTTGAATTGA
- the LOC139129921 gene encoding ATP-dependent DNA helicase Q1-like, with the protein MPFMFKSAKNVSLPTVLIVSPLNSIIEEQLNRYGERAVKFSDVFASLVSESGGDSASCDFTYIIGHPEDFLNSNARKLFQTKAWQEKVKFIVIDEVHCVVQWGEEFRTQFKELCQLRAFFPKANVLGLTATLSDKMGQEIDKILCLKNALKITSSIDGPNIKIIVKPRLPSGHSSFVDVVAPLGHQLRTHKTKFPKTVVYTKLNWCGIGYEETVRSSLTHNMSNSEITSLVGQYHSPCTPEMKSKVVSGMGEADGDLRLLYATEAYSMGTDAPDIQNIIHIGVPTTLETYIQEIGRAGRNGQQAAATLYFNQSDVAVNVPGMTSEMRQFCQLQTCRREFICSHFSCQFDQALILMHNCCDICEKKCNCTECINKTLQPVTQNNDNPKFKRKTASIILNALLFYFESENSLLKGNAPLYTGLSTGLAEYIASNYNVFTTKQNLLEKYPAMDILYISNIVAIINQVLSQLQKV; encoded by the exons ATGCCTTTCATGTTTAAATCTGCCAAGAATGTGTCTTTACCAACCGTTTTGATTGTCAGCCCGCTTAACTCTATTATTGAAGAACAGTTGAACAGGTATGGCGAAAGGGCTGTGAAGTTCAGCGACGTATTTGCCAGTCTCGTGAGTGAAAGTGGTGGTGACTCAGCTAGCTGCGATTTTACCTACATAATCGGTCATccagaagattttttaaacagcaATGCCCGAAAATTGTTCCAGACAAAGGCATGGCAGGAgaaagtgaaattcattgtcATCGATGAAGTCCATTGTGTTGTACAGTGGGGCGAAGAGTTCAGGACTCAATTCAAAGAATTATGCCAACTACGAGCATTTTTCCCGAAAGCTAATGTTTTAGGACTCACTGCCACTTTGTCAGACAAAATGGGtcaagaaattgacaaaatcCTATGCCTGAAGAATGCGCTGAAAATAACATCATCCATCGATGGACCAAACATCAAGATCATAGTCAAGCCAAGACTGCCATCTGGTCACTCTTCATTTGTTGATGTGGTAGCACCCCTTGGACATCAACTAAGAACGCACAAGACCAAGTTTCCAAAGACAGTTGTTTACACAAAACTAAACTGGTGTGGAATTGGTTATGAGGAAACGGTCAGGTCATCTCTGACACATAATATGTCCAATTCAGAAATCACAAGCCTAGTGGGTCAGTACCACAGTCCATGTACACCTGAG aTGAAAAGTAAGGTGGTTTCTGGCATGGGTGAAGCAGATGGTGATTTGCGTTTATTGTATGCAACAGAAGCATATAGTATGGGGACTGATGCTCCAGATATCCAGAATATTATCCATATTGGTGTTCCAACAACATTGGAAA CTTATATCCAGGAGATAGGAAGAGCTGGTAGGAATGGGCAGCAGGCAgctgcaacattgtatttcaaccaGAGTGACGTAGCTGTAAATGTCCCAGGAATGACATCAGAGATGagacaattttgtcaacttCAGACTTGCCGCAGAGAATTTATCTGCTCTCATTTCAGTTGCCAGTTTGATCAAGCGTTGATTCTGATGCACAATTGCTGtgatatttgtgaaaaaaaatgtaattgtaCTGAATGCATTAACAAGACCCTTCAGCCTGTGACCCAAAATAATGACAACCCCAAATTTAAAAGGAAAACAGCATCTATTATATTGAATGcacttttgttttactttgaatCTGAAAATTCACTTCTCAAAGGTAATGCTCCACTGTATACTGGTCTTAGCACAGGCTTAGCAGAATATATAGCATCAAATTACAATGTATTCACCACAAAACAGAATCTATTAGAGAAGTATCCTGCAATGGACATcctttatatttcaaatattgttgcAATAATTAATCAAGTTCTATCTCAACTTCAAAAGGTGTAA
- the LOC139131076 gene encoding protein kinase C and casein kinase substrate in neurons protein 2-like, producing the protein MFLAMADEKQVKRIRKSFWDVNQYKKTVKRIENGHRSCDDFMTMLQERAELEMKYSKSLKAWADKWEEKVSKGPEYGSTALAWKQSLQESVQISRLHEECRFKLIGPDGPVQNMQKWKKDNYRKLTFGGYQEIREAEEGFAAAQKDYAKQLVKTKKAKKDYHIACTNVFKAQEELDTQTLSPSSNPDSLRKLQQRVEKLANEQEKLKQQYQRRLLDCHGDLKTKYVQNMTTQFEKCQAFEKRRLDYLKGQLNLHLKCVDLSALPNFESIYKQAYGVIQSADAGKDLESWRTKYGTGMEPNWPKFEDYDIHADGRKFSFSVKGVRPSQSAREDGLLDDEFDSDDFEDFSDETDGDSNPKEVNGHHHVTASRQKDEDDSPYQNITPEAAWAPSPQAVSHQGQREHRPHGKR; encoded by the exons ATGTTTTTGGCAATGGCTGACGAAAAACAAGTGAAACGGATTCGGAAGTCGTTCTGGGACGTCAACCAATACAAGAAGACAGTCAAGCGAATTGAAAACGGGCACAG ATCTTGCGATGATTTCATGACGATGCTGCAAGAGAGAGCCGAGCTTGAGATGAAGTATTCCAAGAGTCTCAAAGCCTGGGCCGATAAATGGGAAGAAAAAGTTTCCAAAG GGCCCGAGTACGGTTCCACGGCGTTGGCATGGAAACAGAGTTTACAAGAGTCAGTTCAAATTTCCAGATTACACGAAGAGTGTAGGTTCAAATTAATAGGACCGGATGGCCCAGTACAGAATATGCAAAA ATGGAAGAAAGACAATTATCGCAAATTGACCTTCGGTGGTTACCAAGAGATACGAGAAGCCGAGGAAGGATTCGCAGCTGCGCAGAAAGATTATGCAAAACAgcttgtaaagacgaagaaAGCAAAGAAG GATTACCACATCGCTTGCACTAACGTGTTCAAGGCACAGGAAGAATTAGACACACAAACACTGTCCCCTTCGTCGAATCCAGATTCATTGCGGAAACTTCAACAAAGGGTAGAAAAACTGGCGAACGAACAGGAAAAACTAAAACAACAATATCAACGCCGACTTCTAGATTGCCATGGTGATTTGAAGACAAAATATGTACAG aACATGACgacacagtttgaaaaatgcCAAGCGTTCGAGAAGAGGCGGTTGGATTACTTGAAGGGACAATTGAATCTGCATCTCAAGTGTGTGGACTTGTCGGCATTGCCAAA TTTTGAGAGCATCTACAAGCAGGCCTATGGAGTAATTCAATCTGCCGATGCAGGCAAAGATCTGGAGAGTTGGAGAACTAAGTATGGCACGGGAATGGAACCAAACTGGCCGAAATTTGAG gACTACGACATTCACGCCGACGGCAGGAAATTCAGTTTTTCCGTAAAAGGTGTTCGGCCGTCACAGTCAGCCAGAGAGGACGG ACTTCTCGATGATGAATTCGATTCAGACGATTTTGAAGACTTTTCTGACGAAACAGACGGCGACAGTAATCCTAAAGAAGTTAACGGCCACCATCACGTGACAGCGAGCAGACAGAAAGACGAAG ATGATTCTCCGTACCAAAATATCACACCAGAGGCAGCCTGGGCGCCGAGTCCCCAGGCGGTCAGTCACCAGGGGCAGAGGGAACATCGCCCTCACGGCAAGAGGTAG